The Channa argus isolate prfri chromosome 22, Channa argus male v1.0, whole genome shotgun sequence genome has a window encoding:
- the taf1 gene encoding transcription initiation factor TFIID subunit 1 isoform X4, producing the protein MSDSDSDEDQDRPFSLTGFLFGNINEDGQLEDDSVLDNESKKHLAGLGTLGLGSLITEITANEEDDQEETRETGNVDAEGWVKSTEDAVDYSDISEVAEDETKKYRQAMGSLHPSRKTDDEDDYDADCEDIDSKLMPPPPPPTLPTSAKKEEPSCPTNVGEEGDGIILPSIIAPSSTGDKVDFSSSSDSESETDRPCQGSGNGGPPDRLNLPLAGIMQKDAAKALPSVTELFPEFRPGKVLRFLRLFGPGKNMPSVWRSARRKKKRKHRDPQPGTPPPEGEPTDQSQEKKSGWTYEYTPPPPPEQCLSDDEITMMAPVESKFSQTCGDGDKEAESRPRVAEWRYGPAQLWYDMLGVAEDGSNFNYGFKLKEDDTNEPQKQDTPRKITEIVEEFQMQDKNNDDNDDDNIDEDKDRAALENELFLMVTQLQWEDDIIWNGEDIKHKGTKTQRASLAGWLPSSMTRNANAYNAQQGLTRSNSQLVPPTPPPMPKTSSVSGSKREKSNHDNQASQEEDYAWFSIFPIDNEELVYGRWEDNIIWDDQEMYHMLTPPVLTLDPNDENIILEIPDEKEETTSHSPSKENKKETAIKKSRILLGKTGVIKDEPQQNMSQPEVKDPWNLSNDEFYYPKQQGLRGTFGGNIIQHSIPALELRQPFFPTHMGPMKLRQFHRGTLKKYSFGALAQPGPHAVQPLLKHIKKKAKMREQERQASGGGDMFFMRTPQDLTGKDGDLILAEYSEEYPPLIMQVGMASKIKNYYKRKPGKDPGAPDCKYGETVYCHTSPFLGSLHPGQLLQAFENNLFRAPIYLHKMPQTDFLVLRTRHGYYVREIVDIFVVGQECPLFEVPGPNSKRANTHIRDFLQVFIYRLFWKSKDRPRRIRMEDIKKAFPSHSESSIRKRLKLCADFKRTGMDSNWWVLKPDFRLPTEEEIRAMVSPEQCCAYYSMLVAEQRLKDAGYGEKSFFAPEEENEEDFQMKIDDEVRTAPWNTTRAFISAMKGKCLLEVTGVADPTGCGEGFSYVKVPNKPTQQKDDKEPQPVKKTVTGTDADLRRLSLKNAKQLLRKFGVPEEEIKKLSRWEVIDVVRTMSTEQARSGEGPMSKFARGSRFSVAEHQERYKEECQRIFDLQNKVLESTEVLSTDTDSSSAEDSDFEEMGKNIENMLQNKKTSSQLSREREEQERKELQRMLMGEDSDRDNKGRKERRKGLSSSLSTSSHKDDDTSSVTSLNSSATGKRLKIYRTFRDEDGKEYVRCETVRKAAVIDAYLRIRTTKDDEFIRKFALFDEQHREEMRKERRRIQEQLRRLKRNQEKDKIKGPPEKKAKKVKERPDLKVKLKCGACGAIGHMRTNKFCPLYYQTNAPPSNPVAMTEEQEEELEKTVIHNDNEELIKVEGTKIVLGKQLIESADEVRRKSLVLKFPKQQLPPKKKRRVGSAVHCDYLNKPHKAIHRRRTDPMVTLSSVLESIINDMRDNPSTYPFHTPVNAKVVKDYYKIITRPMDLQTLRENVRKRMYPSRDEFREAVELIVKNSATYNGAKHPITQVAQSMLDLCDAKLKEKEDRLVRLEKAINPLLDDDDQVAFSFILDNIVTQKMMVVPDSWPFHHPVNKKFVPDYYKVIVNPMDLESIRKNISKHKYQNRETFLSDVSHIHTNSIKYNGPDSPYTKTALDIVNVCKQTLAEYDEHLTQLEKDISTAKEAALDAADLESLDPLTPGPYTPQPADLFDSGASGSLPREPSSLFSEGPLVVAPEKRGGQGRHSRRPGEEESDVDIEGFEEDDDGKPKTPAPAEDAEGDLEDEDDEEEMLLPPHRRVSEQDEEEDEEEEEDSRSNRPAQASVLYQDLLMSDGEDDASEEEGDNPFSSIQLSESGSDSDREVDVRPPPPRRAQETARMGMDQDESMMSYEGDGADEPHMEDSNVSYGSYEETESRSQMQPSSLGNGEEYGISEEEEDEEDEARRRGPAVLSQVQLSEDEESEEFRSIGGDSDIDSDN; encoded by the exons ATGTCAGACTCAGACAGTGATGAGGACCAAGATCGCCCATTTTCTTTAACAGGATTCCTCTTTGGAAACATCAATGAAGATGGACAACTAGAGGATGACAGTGTTCTGGACAAT GAGTCCAAAAAGCATTTGGCTGGTTTGGGTACCCTTGGTCTGGGCTCACTCATAACAGAGATCACTGCCAATGAGGAAGATGATCAAGAGGAAACTCGAGAGACTGGAAATGTCGATGCAGAGG GTTGGGTAAAAAGCACTGAAGATGCAGTGGATTATTCTGACATCAGTGAAGTTGCTGAGGATGAGACTAAGAAGTACCGTCAGGCCATGGGGTCTTTGCACCCCAGCAGGAAAACAG ATGATGAGGATGACTACGACGCAGACTGTGAGGATATTGATTCTAAGCTTAtgcctcctccaccaccaccaactCTCCCTACATCTGCTAAAAAAGAGGAACCCTCCTGTCCCACAAATG TTGGGGAAGAGGGTGATGGCATTATCCTTCCCTCCATCATTGCACCATCCTCTACAGGTGATAAGGTTGATTTTAGCAGCTCCTCAGACTCTGAGTCAGAAACGGACCGCCCCTGCCAGGGCTCAGGTAATGGAGGGCCTCCAGACAGACTCAACCTCCCACTTGCTGGCATTATGCAAAAGGATGCTGCCAAAGCACTGCCAAGTGTTACAGAGCTCTTCCCAGAGTTTAGGCCTGGAAAG GTGCTTAGGTTCTTACGACTATTTGGTCCTGGAAAGAACATGCCATCAGTTTGGCGGAGTGCCCGCAGGAAGAAGAAACGAAAGCACCGGGACCCTCAACCTGGGACGCCCCCTCCAGAAGGGGAACCAACAGACCAAAGCCAGGAAAAGAAGTCTGGGTGGACTTATGAGTACacaccccctccacccccagAGCAGTGCCTTTCTGATGATGAG ATAACCATGATGGCTCCAGTAGAATCTAAGTTTTCACAAACTTGTGGTGATGGGGACAAGGAGGCAGAGTCTCGACCAAGAGTAGCTGAATGGAGATATGGCCCAGCCCAGCTTTGGTATGACATGCTAGGTGTTGCTGAAGATGGAAGCAATTTCAATTATGGGTTTAAGCTAAAAGAAGACGACACCAATGAGCCTCAGAAGCAGGACACACCTAGAAAAATAACAGAGATTGTTGAAGAG TTTCAGATGCAGGACAAGAacaatgatgataatgatgatgataatattgATGAAGATAAAGACAGAGCAGCTCTTGAGAATGAGCTCTTCCTGATGGTTACTCAATTGCAATGGGAGGATGATATTATCTGGAATGGAGAGGACATAAAACACAAGGGCACCAAGACTCAGCGAGCCAGCCTGGCAGGATGGCTGCCCTCTAGCATGACCCGCAATGCCAATGCCTACAATGCACAGCAGG GTCTGACAAGAAGTAATTCCCAGTTGGTGCCACCTACACCACCTCCAATGCCCAAAACTTCTTCAGTCTCTGGCTCTAAACGTGAAAAAAGCAACCATGATAATCAGG CTTCTCAGGAAGAAGACTATGCCTGGTTTTCTATTTTCCCAATTGACAATGAAGAGTTGGTTTATGGACGCTGGGAAGACAACATTATCTGGGATGACCAGGAAATGTATCACATGCTTACGCCACCTGTTCTTACACTGGATCCCAATGATGAGAATATTATTTTAG AAATTCCTgatgaaaaggaagaaacaaCGTCTCACTCCCCATCAAAAGAGAATAAGAAGGAAACTGCAATCAAAAAGAGCCGCATCTTGCTGGGGAAGACCGGAGTGATAAAAGATGAGCCACAGCAG AACATGTCCCAGCCTGAGGTGAAGGACCCCTGGAACCTCTCCAATGATGAATTTTACTATCCCAAACAACAGGGTCTGAGGGGGACCTTTGGTGGAAACATCATTCAG CACTCCATCCCAGCACTGGAGCTAAGGCAACCATTCTTCCCCACTCACATGGGCCCAATGAAACTGAGGCAGTTTCATCGGGGGACTTTGAAGAAGTACTCATTTGGAGCATTGGCTCAGCCAGGTCCCCATGCTGTCCAGCCATTACTCAAGCACATTAAGAAGAAGGCTAAG atgcGAGAGCAGGAACGTCAGGCATCAGGAGGAGGAGACATGTTCTTCATGAGAACCCCACAGGACCTGACAGGCAAAGATGGAGATCTCATCTTGGCAGAGTACAGCGAAGAATATCCTCCACTTATCATGCAAGTCGGTATGGCGTCAAAGATAAAAAACTACTATAAAAGG AAACCAGGAAAGGATCCCGGGGCACCTGACTGTAAATATGGAGAGACTGTGTACTGCCACACATCACCTTTCCTGGGTTCACTGCATCCAGGACAGCTGCTCCAG gcATTTGAGAACAACCTTTTTCGTGCTCCAATCTACCTTCACAAGATGCCACAGACTGACTTTCTCGTTCTGCGAACACGACACGGCTACTATGTTAGAGAGATTGTGGACATTTTTGTAGTTGGCCAGGAGTGCCCCTTGTTTGAGGTTCCTGGGCCCAACTCCAAACGTGCCAATACCCACATTAGAGACTTCCTTCAA GTGTTTATTTACCGCCTTTTCTGGAAAAGTAAGGATCGTCCCAGGAGAATCCGTATGGAAGatataaaaaaagcttttcccTCACACTCGGAAAGCAGCATCAGGAAGCGACTGAAACTCTGTGCTGACTTTAAACGTACAG GGATGGACTCTAACTGGTGGGTTCTGAAGCCTGACTTCAGGTTGCCTACAGAAGAAGAGATCAGAGCCATGGTGTCTCCAGAGCAGTGCTGTGCTTACTATAGTATGCTAGTGGCAGAGCAGAGACTCAAG gATGCTGGATATGGTGAGAAATCCTTCTTTGCTCCAGAGGAGGAGAACGAAGAAGACTTCCAAATGAAGATTGATGATGAG GTGCGGACAGCACCTTGGAACACAACAAGAGCCTTCATTTCTGCCATGAAAGGAAAATGCCTGTTGGAAGTTACAGGAGTGGCTGACCCTACCGGGTGTGGAGAGGGTTTTTCCTATGTCAAAGTGCCCAACAAGCCCACTCAGCAGAAG GATGACAAGGAGCCACAGCCTGTTAAGAAGACAGTAACGGGGACAGATGCTGACCTAAGGAGGTTGTCACTTAAGAATGCCAAGCAGCTGCTGCGCAAGTTTGGTGTCCCTGAGGAAGAG atcaAGAAGCTTTCACGCTGGGAGGTGATAGACGTTGTGAGAACCATGTCCACAGAGCAGGCACGTTCAGGTGAGGGACCCATGAGCAAGTTTGCCAGAGGCTCTCGTTTCTCTGTTGCTGAACACCAGGAGCGATACAAGGAAGAGTGCCAGAGAATCTTTGACCTGCAGAACAA GGTGTTAGAATCCACAGAGGTGCTctccacagacacagacagcagcTCAGCAGAGGACAGTGACTTTGAGGAGATGgggaaaaatattgaaaacatgCTGCAGAACAAAAAGACTAGCTCCCAGCTTTCCCGTGAGAGGGAGGAACAGGAAAGGAAGGAGCTTCAGAGGATGCTGATGGGTGAGGATAGCGATCGTGACAACAAGGGACGCAAGGAGCGCCGCAAAGGCTTGT CCAGCTCTTTATCCACCAGTTCCCACAAGGATGACGACACGTCCTCTGTCACTAGCCTAAACTCTTCGGCTACAGGAAAGCGACTCAAGATCTATCGGACCTTCAGGGATGAAGACGGCAAAGAGTATGTCCGCTGCGAAACAGTACGCAAGGCTGCAGTCATTGATGCCTACCTAAGGATTAGAACCACCAAGGATGATGAATTCAT ACGAAAGTTTGCCCTCTTCGATGAACAGCATAGGGAAGAGATGAGGAAGGAGCGCAGACGTATTCAGGAGCAGCTGAGAAGGCTGAAGAGAAACCAAGAGAAGGACAAGATCAAGGGACCACCAGAGAAGAAGGCCAAGAAGGTCAAAGAGAGACCAGACCTCAAGGTAAAA CTGAAGTGTGGAGCATGTGGAGCCATTGGGCACATGAGGACCAACAAGTTCTGCCCACTGTACTATCAGACCAATGCCCCACCCTCCAACCCAGTTGCTATGACagaagagcaggaagaggagcTGGAAAAGACTGTCATTCACAATGACAATGAGGAATTGATCAAGGTGGAGGGTACTAAGATTGTGCTGGGCAAACAGCTCATTGAGAG TGCCGATGAAGTGCGGAGGAAGTCTTTAGTGCTCAAGTTCCCCAAGCAACAGCTCccaccaaaaaagaaaaggcgTGTAGGCAGCGCTGTACACTGTGACTATCTTAAT AAGCCACACAAGGCCATCCACCGCAGACGCACTGACCCCATGGTGACCTTGTCCTCTGTACTGGAGAGCATCATCAATGACATGCGGGATAACCCCAGC ACATATCCATTTCACACACCGGTTAATGCAAAGGTTGTGAAGGATTACTATAAGATCATCACTCGGCCCATGGACCTGCAGACACTGAGAGAGAATGTACGTAAACGAATGTACCCATCGAGGGACGAGTTTCGTGAAGCAGTGGAGCTTATTGTTAAAAACAGTGCAACCTACAATG GTGCAAAGCATCCAATAACACAGGTAGCACAGTCCATGTTGGACTTATGTGATGCTAAACTGAAAGAG aAGGAAGACAGGCTGGTGAGGCTAGAGAAAGCAATCAACCCCCTGCTAGATGATGATGATCAGGTGGCCTTCTCCTTCATCCTGGATAACATTGTGACCCAGAAAATGATGGTGGTTCCTGAT TCATGGCCCTTCCATCATCCTGTCAACAAGAAGTTTGTGCCTGATTATTATAAAGTGATTGTAAATCCCATGGACCTGGAGAGCATCCGCAAG AACATCTCCAAACACAAATACCAGAACCGGGAGACGTTCCTTTCAGATGTCAGTCACATCCACACCAATAGTATCAAGTACAATG GGCCAGACAGTCCTTATACCAAGACAGCCCTGGACATTGTCAATGTGTGTAAGCAGACTTTGGCAGAG TATGATGAGCATTTGACTCAGTTGGAAAAGGACATCTCTACTGCGAAAGAGGCAGCTCTAGATGCAGCTGACTTGGAGAGTCTGGACCCATTGACTCCTGGACCATACACACCACAG CCTGCTGATCTTTTTGACAGTGGGGCTTCAGGGAGTCTACCCAGAGAGCCCAGCAGCCTTTTCTCTGAGGGACCTCTAGTGGTTGCtccagagaagagagggggGCAG GGACGCCACAGCAGAAGACCTGGGGAAGAAGAGTCAGATGTGGACATTGAAGGCTTTGAGGAGGACGATGATGGCAAACCGAAGACTCCTGCTCCT GCAGAGGATGCAGAAGGAGATctggaggatgaggatgatgaagaggagatgTTGCTACCACCCCACAGACGGGTCAGTGAGCAGGACGAAGAAGAggacgaggaagaggaggaagatagTAGATCTAACCGCCCTGCCCAAGCTAGTGTGCTGTACCAGGACCTTCTCATGTCTGATGGGGAGGATGATGCCAGCGAAGAGGAGGGTGATAACCCTTTCTCCT CAATCCAACTATCAGAAAGTGGCAGTGACTCTGACAGAGAGGTAGACGTGAGACCTCCACCTCCACGGAGAGCTCAAGAGACAGCCCGCATGGGTATGGACCAGGATGAGAGCATGATGTCTTACGAAGGAGATGGAGCCGACGAGCCTCACATGGAAGACAGCAATGTCAG CTATGGCAGCTATGAGGAAACAGAGAGCAGGAGTCAGATGCAGCCCTCTAGTCTTGGAAATGGAGAAGAATATGGCAttagtgaggaggaggaagatgaagaagatgaagcgCGGAGGAGAGGCCCAGCTGTGCTCTCCCAGGTTCAGCTTAGTGAAGATGAGGAGAGTGAAGAGTTCAGATCTATTGGAGGGGACAGCGACATAGACTCTGACAACTag